From a region of the Neobacillus niacini genome:
- a CDS encoding aldo/keto reductase produces the protein MRTMRLGSSTLEVPVVAVGCMRINSLEKNEAERFVQTALEQGANFFDHADIYGGGSCEEIFAEAIHMNADVRENIILQSKCGIRKGMFDFSKEHILHSVDGILKRLKTDYLDTLLLHRPDALLEPEEVAEAFDILESSGKVRHFGVSNQNPMQIQLLQKYVKQPIVANQLQLSITNANMISNGINVNMENDSAINRDGSVLDFCRLNDITIQPWSPFQYGFFEGVFLGNEKFPELNQKIDEIAAKYEVTNTTIAIAWLLRHPAKMQPVIGTMNVDRLMECCRASEIHLTREEWYEIYRAAGNILP, from the coding sequence ATGAGAACAATGAGACTAGGAAGCAGCACTTTAGAGGTACCGGTTGTAGCGGTCGGCTGCATGCGGATCAATTCACTTGAAAAGAACGAGGCTGAACGCTTTGTCCAAACAGCATTAGAGCAAGGTGCGAACTTCTTCGACCATGCGGATATTTATGGCGGTGGAAGCTGTGAAGAAATCTTCGCCGAGGCTATACATATGAATGCTGATGTCCGCGAAAATATCATCCTGCAATCAAAATGCGGTATTCGCAAAGGAATGTTCGATTTTTCAAAGGAACATATTTTACACTCCGTCGATGGAATTTTAAAACGCTTGAAAACAGACTATCTGGATACGCTGCTCCTGCACCGTCCGGACGCACTATTGGAGCCTGAGGAAGTAGCGGAGGCATTTGATATCTTGGAGAGTAGTGGAAAGGTCCGCCATTTTGGTGTTTCCAACCAAAATCCAATGCAAATTCAACTGCTGCAGAAATACGTGAAGCAGCCCATTGTAGCCAACCAGCTTCAATTAAGTATTACGAACGCGAACATGATCTCCAATGGTATTAATGTAAATATGGAGAACGACTCAGCGATTAATCGCGATGGCAGTGTGCTTGATTTTTGCAGACTGAACGACATCACCATTCAGCCATGGTCACCATTTCAATATGGATTCTTTGAAGGTGTATTCCTTGGTAATGAAAAGTTCCCAGAATTAAACCAGAAAATTGATGAAATTGCCGCTAAGTATGAAGTGACTAATACAACTATCGCCATTGCGTGGCTGTTGCGTCATCCAGCCAAAATGCAGCCAGTAATTGGTACGATGAATGTCGACAGGTTGATGGAATGCTGCAGGGCAAGTGAGATTCATCTAACACGCGAAGAGTGGTACGAAATCTACCGTGCCGCGGGAAATATCCTCCCATAG
- a CDS encoding MupG family TIM beta-alpha barrel fold protein: MIGISFYLNDPLAEERIELAGKLGVKRAFTSLHIPEESGDLAGRAMMLLQCAKEAGIEVYADVSLKTPGHLGLDSLFDLKSLGVSGLRLDDFFENGLILKLAREFKLALNASILFEDDIRALLDGGLKADQLLAWHNFYPRIETGLSDWFFQKQNELFGKYGIPVSAYIPGDGEKRGPLFEGLPTLEDHREMNPFLAALELFHFGVEDVYIGDPEVSEALLRKLIDFDRHHSVVLRIEGFQEGEFKLRPDFSRDVLRLMDTRSVDPIGPSNTTERFVGSITRDNDLYGRYRGEVQIALCDLPADDRVNVIGRVVEEDIVLLSYLKPGQKIKLIHG; this comes from the coding sequence TTGATCGGCATTTCCTTCTATCTAAATGATCCTTTAGCAGAAGAACGAATAGAATTGGCTGGAAAGCTGGGTGTGAAGCGGGCATTTACCTCGCTTCACATTCCAGAAGAATCTGGTGATTTAGCGGGTCGTGCGATGATGCTGCTTCAATGTGCGAAGGAAGCTGGGATAGAAGTTTATGCTGATGTGTCTTTAAAAACCCCAGGTCATTTGGGACTAGATAGTTTATTTGATTTAAAATCACTAGGGGTCAGCGGCCTTAGACTTGATGACTTTTTTGAAAATGGGTTGATTTTGAAACTGGCGCGAGAATTTAAGCTTGCGCTGAATGCCAGCATTTTATTTGAGGATGATATTCGTGCATTGCTGGATGGCGGTTTAAAAGCGGATCAGCTTTTGGCTTGGCATAATTTCTATCCAAGGATTGAAACAGGATTATCCGATTGGTTTTTTCAGAAGCAAAATGAACTTTTTGGGAAGTATGGAATACCAGTGAGCGCCTATATTCCTGGTGATGGGGAAAAACGCGGTCCGTTGTTTGAAGGACTTCCAACCTTGGAAGATCACCGTGAGATGAATCCGTTTTTGGCGGCTTTGGAATTGTTCCATTTTGGCGTTGAGGATGTTTATATTGGTGACCCAGAGGTTAGTGAAGCGCTTCTTAGGAAATTAATCGACTTTGATCGTCATCATAGTGTCGTTTTACGGATTGAAGGGTTTCAAGAAGGTGAGTTTAAGCTCCGCCCTGATTTTTCCCGTGATGTCTTACGGCTGATGGATACAAGAAGTGTCGACCCTATTGGACCTAGTAATACCACTGAGCGTTTTGTTGGAAGTATTACACGAGATAATGACCTTTATGGACGATACCGCGGCGAAGTCCAAATCGCACTTTGTGACCTGCCCGCCGATGATAGGGTAAATGTTATCGGAAGAGTAGTCGAGGAAGATATCGTGCTTCTTTCCTACCTGAAACCTGGTCAAAAGATAAAACTTATCCATGGATAA
- a CDS encoding MurR/RpiR family transcriptional regulator: protein MAAGGLKMLQNMLDQLPASERKIAQYILENPRSILNSTVNDIGTQAKTSGAAVIRLCKSLGLNGFQDLKVRIAGDLVKPVVEQGYRDIEPGESYFSIVQKTTSNSIQSIRDSEEIINYEELERAVQTLLHAQNVHFFGIGASNIIAKDAQQKFLRIQKNATAFTDTHLVATLIANAGKDDVVFGISHSGETAEVVKVMALAKERGVRTISLTKYGQSAVASLADIKLFTSYSGEAPFRSAATSSRLAQLYMMDILFLSMATVQYEQTIQAIDQTRDAIRFIKEGN, encoded by the coding sequence GTGGCAGCAGGCGGATTAAAAATGCTCCAAAATATGCTGGATCAGCTTCCGGCTTCCGAGCGAAAAATTGCACAATACATTCTTGAAAATCCACGAAGTATCTTAAACAGTACCGTTAATGATATCGGGACCCAGGCGAAAACCAGCGGAGCTGCAGTCATTCGCTTATGCAAGTCACTTGGATTAAATGGTTTTCAAGATTTAAAGGTTAGAATTGCCGGAGACTTAGTAAAGCCTGTAGTGGAACAAGGGTATCGTGACATTGAACCAGGTGAATCTTATTTTTCCATCGTCCAAAAGACAACCAGCAATAGTATTCAGAGCATCCGCGATTCTGAGGAGATTATCAATTATGAGGAATTGGAGCGAGCGGTTCAAACGCTGCTCCATGCTCAGAATGTCCACTTTTTTGGAATAGGCGCTTCAAATATTATTGCAAAGGACGCACAGCAGAAGTTCCTGCGGATTCAAAAAAATGCAACCGCTTTTACCGATACACATCTTGTTGCAACCTTGATTGCGAATGCGGGTAAGGATGATGTTGTGTTTGGCATCTCGCATTCCGGTGAAACGGCTGAAGTGGTGAAAGTAATGGCACTTGCGAAAGAGCGCGGCGTGAGGACGATTAGCTTGACCAAATACGGACAGTCCGCAGTTGCATCTTTAGCAGATATTAAACTGTTTACCTCATATTCTGGGGAAGCACCTTTCCGAAGTGCGGCGACATCATCACGTCTTGCCCAGTTATATATGATGGATATTTTGTTTCTATCCATGGCCACGGTTCAGTACGAGCAAACAATTCAAGCCATTGATCAAACAAGGGATGCAATTCGGTTTATTAAAGAAGGGAATTAA
- a CDS encoding CdaR family transcriptional regulator, translated as MLQPELAEKIVREVQKLITEEIIVVNTQGIIMASTNRSRIGTFHEGALITSQQKKKLIITENETSQLKGVKSGINLPIFFQQEVIGVIGITGDPETVTPFGEIIRKMTELLISENYYGEQFDYHSRAMETFVLEWLQAKEPSPNILQRARVLTINLELRRAVIIIEFQQREHPLSRDVWSSILNSFTQNKNDVVTRSGNERIIVLLDCSDSVQPVSIKNRLEHFLQFIKNSFGITAYAGVGQCSVPSNLSQSYGQAERALKLARRIRGIIFDEELILEMVTGEITSEIKAEYIHRTIEPLLTEKDLLETLVELFKQNHSLKNTAQSLHIHINTLHYRLKKIEELTHLNPNSIQDLFCLYLGVQFLDE; from the coding sequence ATGCTTCAACCAGAACTCGCTGAAAAAATTGTCAGGGAAGTACAAAAACTAATAACAGAAGAAATTATTGTCGTGAACACACAGGGCATAATCATGGCCAGTACCAATCGCAGTCGAATAGGTACCTTCCATGAAGGTGCATTAATCACGTCACAGCAGAAGAAAAAACTGATTATCACCGAAAATGAAACATCACAATTAAAGGGCGTAAAGTCCGGTATCAATCTCCCGATATTCTTTCAGCAGGAAGTCATCGGTGTTATCGGGATTACCGGTGACCCCGAAACGGTCACCCCTTTTGGTGAAATCATCCGCAAAATGACGGAGCTGTTAATCAGCGAAAATTATTATGGTGAACAGTTTGACTATCATTCCCGTGCAATGGAAACCTTCGTTCTTGAGTGGCTCCAGGCAAAAGAACCGAGTCCCAATATCCTTCAACGCGCTCGAGTACTGACGATCAATCTAGAACTCCGTCGTGCTGTAATCATCATCGAGTTTCAACAAAGAGAGCACCCATTATCAAGGGATGTGTGGTCTTCGATTCTGAACTCCTTTACACAAAATAAGAATGATGTGGTAACAAGGTCAGGAAACGAACGAATCATTGTTTTACTAGATTGTTCCGATTCCGTTCAACCAGTGTCCATAAAAAATCGACTAGAACATTTTCTTCAATTTATTAAAAATAGCTTCGGGATAACGGCATATGCTGGTGTTGGTCAGTGTTCAGTGCCGTCTAATCTGAGCCAATCCTATGGTCAGGCAGAACGAGCGTTGAAACTGGCTAGACGGATTAGAGGAATTATTTTTGATGAAGAATTAATCCTTGAAATGGTAACAGGGGAAATAACGTCAGAAATAAAAGCTGAATACATTCATCGGACCATTGAACCGCTGTTAACAGAAAAGGACCTTTTGGAAACATTGGTTGAACTCTTTAAACAGAATCACTCGTTGAAAAATACGGCCCAATCCTTACACATTCATATCAACACACTCCATTATCGTTTAAAAAAAATCGAAGAATTGACTCATTTAAACCCAAACAGTATTCAGGACTTGTTTTGTTTGTATCTCGGCGTTCAATTTTTGGATGAATAA
- a CDS encoding Na+/H+ antiporter: MDLLMSVLLLIIGLLISNVISHYIPSIPTALTQIGFGVFIALLFRDIALEIETEWFLLLFVAPLLYNDGRHFPLEELWKMRAPIFGNAILLVLLTTIGGGYFIHWLIPTIPLGAAFALAAILSPTDPVAVNGIAKRIRIPEKILHLVRGESLINDASGLVAFNYAVAAVVTGYFSLVEAVFDFTYMFLAGALLGFLLGVLITWIRFILRKQGINDVTFHSLLQIMTPFVIFIITEELLHASGVIAVVVAGIVHALVKEKTEALSAEEQVLTENIWSIILFVLNGIVFLLLGLNIPFSMMETVANPNYGNWLIIGYVLAIGIVILGIRYLWSYLFSTYEYHFVKSKEVEKPNSKTTLITSLTGVRGAVTMAGVLSIPYVIMSGAVFPERSLILFLAAGVILFTLLAATIFLPLLSKEEEVIGELEDEIGLNKAKKKLMLSAIKKLHLEMNEENEAVAYELIGEYKVMFQRLKPDPASDERYTDHFQQKMREIRLFALKAERKYIREEMEKGGMDQNVFESFEKSLDHREEALSNNAQYGIVYLLGKMIRGWKKFRGQYPRDRQTRIAKLRMGQDIQIKALQAALDSLETYATEHERAEMVNFVILDYRRLINRLNTTTSEFNEKREEQKEELRLKVMDIERAQIRSMYESGEINRDQAKELRRFINYNESITLNEHVE, encoded by the coding sequence ATGGATTTATTGATGTCCGTTTTATTATTAATTATCGGTTTATTAATTTCAAATGTGATTAGCCATTATATCCCCTCCATTCCAACTGCCTTAACTCAAATTGGTTTTGGGGTTTTTATTGCACTTTTATTTCGTGATATTGCACTTGAAATCGAAACAGAGTGGTTCTTATTACTATTTGTAGCACCACTTTTATATAATGATGGACGGCATTTTCCACTTGAGGAATTGTGGAAGATGAGAGCCCCTATTTTTGGCAATGCCATTCTTCTTGTTCTATTAACCACGATTGGCGGCGGGTATTTCATTCATTGGCTGATTCCAACTATTCCTTTAGGAGCAGCTTTTGCATTAGCAGCCATCCTATCACCAACGGATCCTGTAGCAGTAAATGGGATAGCAAAAAGGATTCGGATTCCAGAAAAAATCTTGCATCTGGTAAGAGGAGAATCACTCATCAATGACGCTTCGGGTTTGGTTGCGTTTAATTATGCCGTAGCAGCAGTAGTGACAGGTTATTTTTCGCTGGTTGAGGCGGTTTTTGATTTTACCTACATGTTTTTAGCAGGGGCTTTATTAGGATTCTTACTTGGGGTACTTATTACATGGATACGATTTATCTTACGGAAACAAGGCATTAATGATGTTACCTTTCATTCGTTATTACAGATTATGACCCCGTTCGTGATTTTTATCATTACAGAAGAGCTTTTACATGCCTCGGGGGTAATTGCGGTGGTCGTAGCTGGTATTGTTCATGCGTTGGTAAAAGAAAAGACGGAAGCCTTGTCAGCAGAAGAGCAAGTTCTGACAGAAAATATCTGGTCAATTATTTTATTTGTGTTAAACGGGATTGTATTTCTTCTATTAGGATTAAACATACCTTTCTCGATGATGGAGACTGTCGCCAATCCTAATTATGGGAATTGGTTAATCATTGGTTATGTTTTGGCGATTGGCATTGTTATCTTGGGAATTCGCTACCTATGGTCGTACCTTTTTTCTACCTATGAGTATCACTTCGTTAAAAGCAAAGAGGTAGAAAAACCAAACAGTAAGACTACTTTAATCACTAGTTTAACAGGGGTTCGCGGAGCTGTGACCATGGCCGGAGTTCTTTCAATTCCATACGTTATTATGAGTGGAGCGGTGTTTCCTGAACGATCCTTGATTCTTTTTTTAGCTGCAGGAGTGATTCTATTTACCTTACTCGCTGCAACTATATTTTTACCGCTATTAAGTAAGGAAGAAGAGGTCATAGGGGAATTAGAGGATGAGATTGGTTTAAATAAAGCAAAGAAAAAGCTTATGCTATCCGCGATAAAAAAACTCCACCTTGAAATGAATGAGGAAAATGAAGCAGTAGCGTATGAACTCATTGGGGAGTATAAGGTGATGTTTCAGCGATTAAAACCAGATCCTGCTTCGGATGAGCGATACACTGATCATTTTCAACAAAAGATGAGAGAAATCCGGTTATTCGCGTTAAAAGCAGAGCGAAAATATATCCGCGAGGAAATGGAAAAAGGCGGCATGGATCAAAACGTGTTTGAGTCATTCGAAAAGTCTCTTGACCATCGGGAAGAGGCACTGTCGAACAATGCTCAATATGGAATTGTGTATCTACTCGGGAAAATGATCAGAGGCTGGAAGAAGTTCAGGGGTCAGTATCCTCGGGACAGACAGACTAGAATAGCAAAATTGCGGATGGGACAGGACATTCAAATAAAAGCGTTGCAGGCAGCTCTTGATAGTTTGGAAACATATGCAACCGAACATGAAAGAGCAGAAATGGTCAATTTTGTCATTTTAGACTACAGGCGGTTGATTAATCGCCTAAATACCACAACATCCGAATTCAACGAAAAAAGAGAAGAACAAAAAGAAGAACTGCGGCTCAAAGTCATGGACATCGAACGAGCTCAAATCCGCAGCATGTACGAATCTGGCGAAATCAACCGAGACCAAGCCAAAGAACTGCGCCGCTTCATCAACTACAACGAAAGCATCACCCTGAATGAACATGTGGAATGA
- a CDS encoding PTS transporter subunit EIIC has product MAGENKILAEKILEQLGGSTNIGNYTHCMTRLRVTPKDESVVNKAALKKIDGVLGVVEEETLQIILGPGKVNKVTEEFGKLIDAGGGINLKEKAASTKAEINKKNATPFKMFLRKIAGIFIPLIPALVASGLITGITKAIVQAGWLAGDSQLATILSVIGGGLFGYLGILVGTNAAKEFGGSPALGAIAGILIINPAVAGIHLFGEDLLPGRGGLIGVLFAAIFIALVEKRVRKFVPTSLDLFVTPTVALLVTGIVTYLVFMPLGGFVSDIITKGLTSLLDMGGVVAGFVLGATFLPLVVTGLHQGLTPIHLELINTIGDDPLLPILAMGGAGQVGAAFAIYLKTKKTRLKRAIGGGLPAGILGIGEPLIFGVTLPLGRPFLTACLGAGIGGAFQAHFGIATVAIGVSGLPLAFLVVAGQVLLYLVGVLIAYAAGFAFTYLFGFKDEMAGEFD; this is encoded by the coding sequence ATGGCTGGAGAAAATAAAATTTTAGCTGAAAAAATACTCGAGCAATTAGGCGGTTCCACTAACATTGGCAACTACACACATTGTATGACAAGACTTCGCGTAACACCGAAGGATGAGTCTGTTGTCAATAAAGCTGCGCTTAAGAAAATCGACGGAGTTCTTGGAGTGGTAGAGGAGGAAACCCTTCAAATCATTCTTGGACCAGGAAAAGTAAACAAAGTAACGGAAGAGTTTGGTAAGTTGATCGATGCTGGCGGGGGAATCAATTTAAAAGAGAAAGCAGCGAGCACAAAGGCAGAAATCAACAAGAAGAATGCAACACCATTTAAAATGTTTTTACGCAAAATTGCTGGTATCTTCATTCCATTAATTCCAGCGCTAGTGGCGTCAGGTTTAATTACAGGGATCACAAAAGCGATTGTTCAAGCAGGCTGGTTAGCAGGTGATTCGCAGCTAGCAACTATTCTTTCAGTTATCGGCGGTGGATTATTCGGTTACCTGGGGATTTTAGTTGGTACAAATGCAGCAAAAGAATTTGGCGGTTCACCAGCACTTGGTGCGATTGCCGGTATCTTAATTATTAACCCGGCTGTGGCAGGTATTCATTTGTTTGGCGAAGATTTACTTCCTGGACGCGGTGGTTTAATCGGAGTTCTATTTGCAGCAATTTTTATCGCTTTAGTTGAAAAACGAGTACGTAAGTTTGTTCCAACAAGTCTTGATCTTTTCGTTACACCAACTGTGGCTTTATTGGTTACTGGTATTGTTACTTATCTTGTTTTTATGCCGCTTGGTGGTTTCGTTTCAGATATTATCACAAAAGGGTTAACTTCCTTACTTGATATGGGCGGCGTTGTTGCAGGTTTCGTTCTAGGTGCAACGTTCCTTCCGCTTGTTGTAACTGGTTTACACCAAGGTTTAACACCGATCCACTTAGAGTTAATTAATACAATCGGTGATGACCCGCTTTTACCAATTTTAGCGATGGGTGGAGCAGGTCAAGTAGGTGCTGCGTTTGCCATCTACCTTAAAACAAAGAAAACACGTTTAAAAAGAGCGATTGGCGGCGGTCTGCCAGCAGGTATTCTTGGTATCGGTGAGCCGTTAATCTTTGGTGTTACCCTTCCATTAGGTCGTCCGTTCCTTACAGCATGTTTAGGTGCTGGTATCGGCGGAGCGTTCCAAGCACATTTTGGAATCGCAACGGTTGCGATCGGAGTATCTGGGTTACCACTTGCGTTCCTAGTTGTTGCAGGTCAGGTTCTCCTTTATTTAGTAGGGGTATTAATTGCCTATGCAGCAGGATTTGCGTTTACGTATTTGTTCGGTTTCAAAGATGAGATGGCTGGTGAGTTTGATTGA
- the murQ gene encoding N-acetylmuramic acid 6-phosphate etherase has translation MIEENLELLTTESRNQKTMQIDTAEAIDILRIMNEQDQLVALAVKEVLPEVEAAVQFVFESFKNGGRLIYLGAGTSGRLGVLDAVECPPTFSTEPEMVVGLMAGGEGAFLKAVEGAEDDPELGVNDLKQLELTENDTVIGIAASGRTPYVIGALRYARSIGAKTVALSCNKNAAISKEADQAIEVIVGPEVLTGSTRLKSGTAHKMILNMISTSSMILLGKAYENLMVDVKVSNLKLKERAIGIIRKITGVSYEVALETLEKSDLQVKTAIVMILTETTKQQAEELLTAANGYVKIAIQKK, from the coding sequence ATGATCGAAGAAAATCTCGAATTATTAACGACCGAGTCCCGAAATCAAAAAACCATGCAGATTGATACGGCCGAGGCCATCGATATATTAAGAATCATGAACGAACAAGATCAATTGGTAGCACTGGCTGTCAAAGAAGTCTTACCAGAGGTAGAGGCAGCGGTTCAGTTTGTATTTGAATCCTTTAAAAACGGCGGCCGCCTGATTTATTTAGGTGCCGGCACGAGCGGCAGATTAGGTGTCCTGGACGCCGTTGAATGCCCGCCTACCTTTAGCACCGAACCTGAAATGGTAGTAGGTTTGATGGCTGGAGGAGAAGGTGCCTTTTTGAAAGCTGTGGAAGGCGCAGAGGATGACCCTGAACTGGGTGTGAATGACTTAAAGCAATTAGAACTGACTGAAAATGACACGGTAATTGGCATTGCTGCAAGTGGAAGAACACCTTATGTGATTGGTGCCCTTCGCTATGCACGAAGCATTGGAGCAAAAACCGTTGCGCTTTCGTGTAATAAAAATGCCGCGATTAGTAAAGAAGCCGACCAAGCGATTGAGGTCATTGTCGGTCCAGAGGTTCTAACAGGTTCAACTCGTTTGAAATCAGGGACCGCTCATAAAATGATTTTGAACATGATTTCGACATCATCGATGATTCTTTTAGGAAAAGCCTATGAAAATTTAATGGTTGATGTAAAGGTGAGTAACTTAAAGCTTAAGGAACGTGCCATTGGGATTATCCGTAAAATTACCGGCGTTTCTTATGAAGTCGCTTTAGAGACATTGGAAAAATCAGACCTGCAGGTTAAAACAGCAATTGTTATGATTTTGACTGAAACAACTAAACAGCAGGCGGAAGAGTTATTAACAGCAGCAAATGGTTATGTAAAAATAGCGATTCAGAAAAAATGA
- a CDS encoding Cof-type HAD-IIB family hydrolase, which produces MAYKLLATDLDGTLLNENREIDRENIQAIHEFLEQGGRVVICSGRSPLSTRWIANSIGLTGEPIIAYNGAIILDENGKISEQAVFEHDHLLSFWELCEGEGFYAHFYEGDTLLVPKETKWNKNWIENNIPSLEKTGGRATDLEYYRGQCQVKIVDNFYRYIKSNQPDITKIAVFDEEGRLADFSKVIGEQVSGMEVSSSLNFLNLEISPSGVSKASSLLKLSEKYDIPISQIAAIGDNFNDSLMLTTAGLGIAMGNAPDEVKALADQVTGSNQEAGVAQAIRRYLL; this is translated from the coding sequence ATGGCATATAAATTATTAGCAACCGATTTGGACGGGACATTATTAAATGAAAATAGGGAGATTGATCGGGAAAACATTCAAGCGATCCATGAATTTCTAGAACAAGGAGGACGGGTGGTTATTTGCAGCGGTCGTTCCCCACTTTCAACAAGGTGGATTGCCAATAGCATTGGTCTAACAGGAGAACCGATCATCGCTTACAATGGTGCAATTATTCTCGATGAAAATGGCAAGATTAGTGAGCAAGCGGTTTTCGAGCATGACCACTTGTTGAGTTTCTGGGAATTGTGTGAGGGAGAAGGCTTCTACGCTCATTTTTATGAAGGAGATACATTGCTCGTTCCAAAAGAAACGAAATGGAATAAGAACTGGATTGAAAATAATATCCCTTCCCTTGAAAAAACAGGCGGAAGAGCAACAGATTTAGAATACTATCGCGGTCAATGCCAGGTGAAAATTGTGGATAACTTTTATCGATACATTAAGTCAAATCAACCTGACATCACGAAAATTGCCGTGTTTGATGAAGAGGGAAGACTTGCTGATTTTTCAAAAGTGATTGGTGAACAGGTTAGCGGGATGGAGGTTAGCAGCAGTCTCAACTTTTTAAATTTGGAGATATCACCTTCAGGGGTAAGTAAAGCCTCCTCACTTTTAAAATTAAGTGAGAAATACGACATCCCCATCTCCCAAATTGCTGCGATTGGAGACAATTTTAACGATTCACTGATGCTTACCACTGCAGGACTTGGAATAGCGATGGGCAATGCACCGGATGAAGTGAAGGCACTTGCCGACCAGGTAACGGGAAGTAATCAAGAAGCAGGAGTTGCACAGGCGATTCGTCGTTATTTATTATAA
- the glcD gene encoding glycolate oxidase subunit GlcD yields the protein MLSNEVKQKLISIVTEKNFDDSKIERLVYSYDATPNFQSMPDAVISPRNSEEISDILKICNQYGVPIVPRGSGTNLCAGTCPTEGGIVLLFKHMNKILEIDEENLTVTVQPGVITLDMIHAIEEKGLFYPPDPSSMKISTIGGNINENSGGLRGLKYGVTRDYVIGLEAVLPNGDIIRTGGKLAKDVAGYDLTRLFVGSEGTLGVITEATLKLIPMPETRKTMLALYQDLSAAARSVSKIIANKIIPTTLEFLDQATLKVVEDYAQIGLPTDVQAVLLIEQDGPPEVVERDIAKIAEVCKQENAVSIQIAATEEEAMALRTARRAALSAVARLAPTTILEDATVPRSEIANMVKAINEITEKYQLTICTFGHAGDGNLHPTCATDARNHDEMERVEKAFAEIFEKAIELGGTITGEHGVGAMKAPYLEWKLKKEGIAAMMGIKQAFDPNNIMNPGKVFAKDSKKRVVITR from the coding sequence ATGCTCTCGAATGAAGTAAAACAAAAATTGATATCCATTGTTACGGAAAAAAACTTCGATGATTCTAAAATAGAACGTTTAGTCTATTCCTATGATGCAACACCTAACTTCCAGTCAATGCCTGACGCTGTGATTAGTCCGCGAAATTCGGAGGAAATATCAGATATCCTGAAGATTTGTAATCAATACGGAGTTCCGATTGTTCCGCGCGGGTCTGGGACTAACCTGTGTGCAGGAACTTGCCCAACTGAAGGCGGGATCGTTCTTCTTTTTAAACATATGAACAAAATTCTTGAGATTGACGAGGAAAATCTAACCGTTACCGTTCAGCCTGGTGTGATTACGCTGGATATGATTCATGCAATTGAGGAAAAAGGTCTTTTCTATCCACCCGATCCAAGTTCAATGAAAATCTCTACGATAGGCGGCAATATCAATGAAAATTCAGGCGGTTTGCGCGGTCTTAAATATGGCGTAACCAGAGATTATGTCATTGGACTTGAGGCTGTTCTGCCAAATGGCGATATCATTCGCACAGGCGGAAAGCTCGCAAAGGATGTAGCTGGGTACGACTTAACCCGTTTGTTTGTCGGTTCTGAAGGAACGCTTGGTGTCATTACTGAGGCCACCTTGAAGCTGATTCCAATGCCGGAAACGCGGAAAACGATGCTCGCTCTTTATCAGGACCTTTCCGCGGCTGCTCGTTCTGTATCAAAAATTATTGCCAATAAGATTATTCCGACCACGCTCGAGTTTTTGGATCAGGCTACATTAAAAGTAGTCGAAGATTATGCTCAAATCGGGCTTCCAACAGACGTCCAAGCAGTTCTTTTAATTGAACAGGATGGTCCGCCTGAAGTGGTTGAACGCGATATAGCCAAAATTGCAGAAGTATGTAAGCAGGAGAATGCCGTATCGATTCAAATTGCGGCAACAGAAGAGGAAGCCATGGCGCTTAGAACAGCAAGACGTGCGGCACTTTCGGCAGTTGCTCGTTTAGCACCAACGACCATTCTAGAGGACGCAACCGTTCCTCGCTCAGAAATTGCCAATATGGTGAAAGCCATTAATGAAATTACTGAAAAGTATCAGTTGACGATTTGTACCTTTGGCCACGCTGGTGACGGTAATCTCCACCCTACCTGTGCAACGGATGCAAGAAATCATGATGAAATGGAACGAGTTGAAAAGGCCTTCGCGGAAATTTTTGAAAAAGCAATTGAATTAGGCGGAACGATTACCGGCGAGCATGGAGTCGGCGCGATGAAGGCGCCATACCTCGAGTGGAAACTGAAAAAAGAAGGAATCGCTGCGATGATGGGGATTAAGCAGGCTTTTGATCCCAATAACATTATGAACCCTGG